From the Vibrio metoecus genome, one window contains:
- the hupA gene encoding nucleoid-associated protein HU-alpha: protein MNKTQLIDFIAEKADLTKAQAKAALEATLGAVEGALKDGDQVQLIGFGTFKVNHRSARTGRNPKTGEEIKIAAANVPAFVAGKALKDAIK, encoded by the coding sequence ATGAACAAGACCCAATTGATCGACTTTATCGCAGAGAAAGCGGACCTGACTAAAGCGCAAGCGAAAGCGGCTCTTGAAGCGACTCTGGGTGCGGTTGAAGGTGCTCTGAAAGACGGCGACCAAGTACAACTGATTGGTTTTGGTACATTCAAAGTTAATCATCGTTCTGCTCGTACTGGCCGTAACCCAAAAACCGGTGAAGAGATCAAAATTGCGGCAGCTAACGTTCCTGCATTCGTAGCAGGTAAAGCGCTGAAAGACGCGATCAAGTAA
- a CDS encoding CNNM domain-containing protein, translated as MFLLAIYISVAIGVSFICSVLEAVLLSITPSYLAQLRQQGHPAATRLAELKADIDRPLASILTLNTIAHTIGAATAGAQAAVVFGSQWLGLFSAVLTLGILVLSEIVPKTIGATYWRELAPNSALVLRWMVWALTPFVWFSEQITKRLAHKVEAPKLRDEISAMAMLANENGEFAAGESKMLNNLLAIQSVPVTQVMTPRPVLFRVAAALTIDEFLEQHRDTPFSRPLIYSEEKDNIVGFVHRLELFKHQQNGQGTATLGEVMRPIHVLLNTFSLPKAFDQMMQKRLQLSVVVDEYGSVQGLLTLEDIFEHLLGEEIIDEADRTTDMQQLATERWEHWKRKHRMIESRDEEE; from the coding sequence ATGTTTCTGCTTGCGATATATATTTCTGTCGCGATTGGCGTATCGTTTATCTGTTCAGTATTGGAAGCGGTACTCCTGAGTATTACCCCGAGCTATCTTGCCCAACTGCGTCAACAAGGTCACCCTGCGGCCACTCGCTTGGCGGAGTTAAAAGCAGATATCGACCGTCCACTCGCCTCGATCCTCACCCTAAACACGATCGCGCATACCATCGGTGCGGCAACGGCTGGTGCTCAAGCTGCAGTGGTGTTTGGTAGCCAATGGCTAGGTCTGTTCTCTGCGGTGCTGACTCTGGGTATTTTGGTGCTGTCTGAGATCGTACCAAAAACCATAGGGGCAACTTACTGGCGCGAACTGGCACCAAATTCTGCCTTAGTGCTGCGCTGGATGGTATGGGCGCTAACACCGTTCGTCTGGTTCTCAGAACAGATCACTAAGCGTTTAGCGCACAAAGTGGAAGCGCCGAAACTGCGGGACGAGATTTCTGCGATGGCGATGCTAGCTAACGAGAATGGCGAATTTGCTGCCGGTGAATCCAAAATGCTCAACAACTTGTTGGCCATTCAAAGCGTGCCAGTCACGCAGGTGATGACGCCGCGTCCGGTTCTGTTTCGTGTTGCCGCCGCTCTGACAATTGATGAGTTTCTTGAGCAACACCGCGACACACCTTTCTCGCGTCCGCTGATTTACAGCGAAGAGAAAGACAATATTGTCGGCTTTGTGCATCGTCTTGAACTGTTTAAACATCAGCAAAATGGTCAAGGCACTGCCACACTTGGCGAGGTAATGCGCCCGATCCATGTTCTGCTCAATACCTTTAGCCTGCCTAAAGCTTTTGATCAGATGATGCAAAAACGCTTGCAACTTTCGGTCGTGGTCGATGAATACGGTTCAGTGCAAGGTTTGCTGACCTTGGAAGATATCTTCGAGCATCTGCTCGGCGAAGAAATCATTGATGAAGCGGACCGCACGACCGATATGCAACAGCTAGCCACTGAACGTTGGGAACATTGGAAGCGTAAACATCGCATGATCGAAAGCCGCGACGAAGAGGAATAG
- a CDS encoding YjaG family protein, producing MLQNPLQLRLEKFEPWQQITFMASLCERMYPNYAMFCEHTQFAEARIYRDILDSVWELMTVKNAKVNFEHQLEKLEELIPTSDAFDLYAVYPAIDACEGLATLLHGLLDRDDLAESMIKVSQISVQTVAQLEEAQTGEAITNYNQKENEAVCAEWDVQWAIFRPLREAVERDIDLIKDLRKELREEGVSNIGVEL from the coding sequence ATGTTACAAAACCCTCTACAGCTTCGTCTTGAGAAGTTTGAACCTTGGCAACAGATTACCTTTATGGCCAGTCTGTGTGAACGTATGTATCCGAATTACGCTATGTTCTGTGAGCACACGCAGTTTGCTGAGGCGCGTATCTACCGTGACATTCTCGACAGCGTGTGGGAATTGATGACGGTAAAAAATGCCAAAGTGAACTTTGAGCATCAGCTAGAAAAACTCGAAGAGTTGATCCCAACTTCGGATGCGTTTGATCTGTACGCCGTGTATCCCGCGATTGATGCCTGTGAAGGCTTAGCCACCCTGCTGCATGGTTTGTTGGATCGTGATGATTTAGCGGAATCAATGATCAAAGTGAGCCAGATTTCGGTACAAACCGTCGCTCAACTGGAAGAAGCACAAACCGGTGAAGCCATCACCAACTATAACCAAAAAGAGAATGAAGCCGTGTGCGCCGAATGGGACGTACAGTGGGCGATTTTCCGCCCGCTGCGTGAAGCGGTTGAGCGCGACATTGATCTCATTAAAGACCTACGCAAAGAGCTGCGCGAAGAAGGGGTCAGCAATATCGGGGTGGAGTTGTAG
- a CDS encoding D-2-hydroxyacid dehydrogenase, producing MNNFHQLYILTEHDEHYRELILERQLVGLSVTDDRTQATILLAAPPMAARCLDDFPHLQWLHSAYAGVDTLMAPKLRKNYLLTNVKGIFGHLIAEYVMGYAIQYQRDLRLYQTQQAERLWQPRPYSSLANQTLVILGTGSIGCHLAHVAKQFGLRVVGVNRTGIPAKEGHFDATYHISELPAALMRADLLVNTLPNTPATEGLLNQENLSHCHQTLLFNVGRGKTLVEQDLPDLIAAGHIRHAFLDVFIKEPLAQDHPFWSNPAITITPHIAAVSFPEQVVDIFADNYQRWCDNLPLRNQIDFEKGY from the coding sequence ATGAACAATTTCCACCAGCTGTATATTCTGACTGAACATGATGAACACTACCGCGAGCTGATCTTAGAGCGTCAGCTCGTAGGCCTTAGCGTCACCGATGATCGCACACAAGCCACGATTTTATTGGCCGCACCGCCGATGGCGGCGCGTTGTTTGGACGACTTTCCACACTTGCAATGGCTGCATTCCGCCTATGCGGGTGTCGATACCTTAATGGCTCCCAAACTGCGCAAAAACTATCTGCTCACCAACGTCAAAGGCATCTTCGGGCACCTGATCGCCGAATATGTGATGGGTTACGCTATCCAATATCAGCGCGATCTTCGCCTGTATCAAACCCAACAAGCTGAGCGCCTTTGGCAGCCGCGCCCTTACTCATCCTTAGCCAATCAAACCCTAGTGATTTTAGGTACTGGCTCAATTGGCTGCCATTTGGCCCATGTGGCTAAACAGTTTGGGCTGCGAGTGGTGGGCGTCAATCGCACTGGCATTCCCGCCAAAGAAGGGCATTTTGATGCCACTTATCACATCAGTGAGCTGCCAGCCGCCTTAATGCGTGCCGACTTACTGGTGAATACGCTGCCCAATACCCCCGCAACCGAAGGGCTGCTCAATCAAGAAAATCTCAGCCACTGCCACCAGACACTGCTGTTTAACGTGGGGCGTGGCAAAACGTTGGTTGAACAAGATTTACCTGATTTGATTGCTGCTGGGCATATCCGCCACGCGTTTTTGGATGTATTTATCAAAGAGCCACTCGCTCAAGATCATCCATTCTGGAGCAATCCGGCGATCACCATCACGCCACACATCGCAGCAGTCAGCTTTCCAGAGCAAGTGGTCGATATCTTCGCCGATAACTACCAACGTTGGTGCGATAACTTGCCACTGCGTAACCAGATTGATTTTGAAAAAGGCTACTGA
- a CDS encoding uracil-DNA glycosylase family protein gives MLESLLTEIRQCTVCEPHLPLGANPVIRAHSAAKILIIGQAPGTKVHNTSIPWNDASGDRLRQWLDLDRDTFYCEEKIAIMPMGLCYPGRGRSGDLPPRKECAPLWHAKVLEQLPNRQLTLLIGQYAQHYYLSDKPTTLTETVQQWQRWAPSVLPLPHPSPRNTLWLKNNPWFEQDIVPYLRHRVKQVLT, from the coding sequence ATGCTTGAGTCACTGCTGACGGAAATTCGCCAGTGCACAGTCTGTGAACCCCATTTACCGTTGGGTGCGAATCCAGTGATCCGCGCCCATTCGGCGGCGAAGATTTTAATTATTGGCCAAGCACCGGGCACTAAGGTGCACAACACTTCAATTCCGTGGAATGATGCCAGCGGTGATCGACTGCGCCAATGGCTCGACTTAGATCGCGATACATTTTATTGCGAAGAGAAGATCGCCATCATGCCAATGGGATTGTGCTATCCGGGCAGAGGGCGTAGCGGAGATTTACCACCGCGTAAAGAGTGTGCGCCGCTATGGCATGCCAAAGTTCTAGAGCAACTGCCCAATCGGCAACTCACTCTCCTGATTGGTCAGTATGCACAGCATTATTACCTATCGGACAAACCCACCACCTTGACCGAAACGGTACAGCAGTGGCAACGCTGGGCGCCTTCTGTTTTACCGCTACCGCATCCCTCTCCACGCAACACCTTATGGCTGAAAAATAACCCTTGGTTTGAGCAAGACATCGTCCCCTACCTACGCCATCGAGTGAAGCAAGTACTTACATAG
- a CDS encoding mechanosensitive ion channel family protein — translation MLETLTLWLQKFDIEIERVIQLSEALGLIAAISIAIHLVLHRGVLLWLKRHTRHEQSVWRNALFKEHLFSRVALLIQGVVIAVQTQLWLSPGTFTYDVLHTVTALWIVVFSMLASYSILNVLEVLLSKTQVGKNLPTRGILQSIKIIVFIIAALFFTSILIGKSPVILLSGLGAMTAVFMLVFKDPILGLVAGVQLSANKMLSVGDWLEMPKYGADGSVIDISLTTVKVQNWDKTITTIPSYALISDSFKNWKGMQESGGRRIKRSILIDATSVHFLTEEEKQALKKAQLLEPYLAEKEQEISSYNQQKHWDLACRINGRRLTNIGSFRAYLERYLRTHPNIHQDMTLMVRQLAPTHDGISLEVYCFTSTTVWVEYERIQSDIFDHIYAVLPEFDLRVSQAPTGNDFRALRA, via the coding sequence ATGCTTGAAACATTAACCTTGTGGTTACAGAAGTTTGATATTGAAATTGAACGCGTGATTCAACTTTCTGAAGCACTTGGCCTGATTGCTGCTATTTCTATTGCTATTCACTTGGTGTTGCATCGCGGCGTTTTACTGTGGCTCAAGCGCCACACTCGCCATGAACAGAGCGTTTGGCGCAATGCGTTGTTTAAAGAGCACCTGTTTAGTCGCGTTGCTCTACTGATCCAAGGCGTCGTGATTGCGGTGCAAACCCAGCTATGGCTGAGCCCCGGAACATTCACTTATGACGTACTGCATACCGTCACCGCCTTATGGATTGTAGTGTTCAGCATGCTGGCCTCGTACTCTATTTTGAATGTGTTGGAAGTATTGCTCAGCAAAACCCAAGTAGGGAAAAACCTGCCTACTCGCGGTATTTTACAGAGCATCAAAATCATTGTATTTATTATCGCGGCGCTGTTTTTCACCTCGATTTTGATCGGTAAATCCCCCGTCATCCTGCTCAGTGGTTTAGGTGCGATGACCGCCGTATTTATGTTGGTGTTTAAAGACCCGATCCTCGGCTTAGTTGCTGGGGTACAGCTTTCTGCCAACAAAATGCTCTCGGTCGGTGACTGGTTGGAAATGCCCAAATATGGCGCAGATGGCTCTGTGATTGATATCAGCCTAACCACAGTCAAAGTGCAGAACTGGGATAAAACCATCACCACCATTCCAAGCTACGCTCTGATTTCAGATTCATTTAAAAACTGGAAAGGCATGCAAGAGTCCGGTGGTCGCCGCATCAAGCGCAGCATTTTGATTGATGCCACCAGCGTGCATTTTTTGACGGAAGAAGAGAAACAAGCACTGAAAAAAGCGCAACTGCTTGAGCCTTACTTGGCGGAAAAAGAACAAGAGATCAGCAGCTACAACCAACAAAAACATTGGGATTTGGCCTGCCGAATCAATGGCCGTCGCCTGACCAACATCGGCAGTTTCCGCGCCTATTTAGAGCGCTATCTGCGCACTCACCCCAATATTCACCAAGATATGACGCTGATGGTGCGTCAGTTAGCGCCCACTCACGATGGCATTTCTCTAGAGGTGTACTGCTTTACCAGCACCACAGTGTGGGTTGAATACGAACGTATTCAGTCGGATATTTTTGATCATATCTACGCAGTACTGCCTGAATTTGACCTGCGCGTGTCCCAAGCGCCAACAGGAAATGACTTTCGAGCCCTGAGAGCTTAA
- a CDS encoding MBL fold metallo-hydrolase: MEVVHHGGKESVTGSCHELRADGQALLIDCGLFQGADEHPLAVEFALGHVDALILTHAHIDHIGRLPWLLAAGFKQPIYCTAATAELVPLMLEDGLKLQLGMSPKQSERVLTEVRRLLRVQDYQKWFAVQPKRVDSLWVSFQPAGHILGSAYVEIRRPNGEVVVFSGDLGPSHTPLLPDPQSPERADYLFIETTYGDKQHEDVQSRGQRLRIMIERSLSDGGAILIPAFSVGRTQELLFDIEQLIFSNQIDANLPIILDSPMAQRVTRSYRRFKQLWGREAKARLQMHRHPLAFEQCITVEDHRTHERLVNRLASTGEAAIVVAASGMCQGGRIMDYLKALLPDERTDLILAGFQAEGTLGRKIQSGEKSVWIDGDEIEVKAHIHTMSGYSAHADQADLLRFITGIAEKPKQVHLIHGEASAKQTFDEQLTQLGYSVF; encoded by the coding sequence ATGGAAGTGGTTCATCACGGAGGGAAGGAGAGTGTCACTGGTTCATGCCATGAATTGCGAGCCGATGGGCAAGCACTACTGATTGATTGCGGTCTGTTTCAAGGGGCGGATGAACACCCGTTGGCAGTGGAGTTTGCGCTGGGGCATGTGGATGCTCTGATCTTAACCCATGCGCACATTGACCATATTGGCCGTTTGCCTTGGTTATTGGCGGCGGGTTTTAAGCAGCCGATTTACTGCACGGCGGCAACGGCGGAGCTGGTGCCATTGATGCTGGAAGATGGTTTAAAGCTGCAGTTAGGCATGTCTCCCAAGCAGAGTGAGCGCGTACTTACCGAGGTGCGCCGTTTGCTGCGGGTGCAAGATTACCAAAAGTGGTTTGCTGTGCAGCCTAAGCGTGTTGATTCGCTCTGGGTGAGCTTTCAGCCTGCGGGGCATATTTTGGGCTCGGCGTATGTGGAAATTCGGCGTCCGAATGGTGAGGTGGTGGTGTTTTCGGGGGATTTGGGGCCAAGCCATACGCCTTTGTTGCCCGATCCGCAGTCGCCAGAGCGGGCAGATTATCTGTTTATTGAAACCACCTATGGCGATAAGCAGCATGAGGATGTGCAGAGCCGAGGGCAGCGGCTGCGCATAATGATTGAACGTTCACTGAGTGATGGTGGGGCAATTTTGATCCCTGCGTTCAGTGTTGGGCGCACCCAAGAATTGCTATTTGATATCGAACAACTCATCTTTTCGAATCAGATTGACGCGAATTTGCCGATTATTCTCGATTCGCCGATGGCGCAGCGTGTTACGCGATCTTATCGTCGCTTTAAGCAGTTATGGGGACGAGAAGCCAAAGCGCGGCTGCAAATGCATCGGCATCCTTTGGCGTTTGAGCAGTGTATTACGGTGGAAGATCATCGAACCCATGAGCGTTTAGTTAACCGCTTGGCTTCAACTGGAGAAGCCGCGATTGTGGTAGCGGCTTCGGGAATGTGTCAGGGCGGCCGAATTATGGATTATTTAAAAGCCCTGCTGCCGGATGAAAGAACCGATCTTATTTTGGCTGGCTTTCAAGCCGAAGGTACGCTTGGGCGTAAAATTCAAAGTGGTGAGAAGTCGGTGTGGATTGATGGCGATGAAATTGAAGTTAAAGCGCATATTCATACGATGTCGGGCTATTCAGCTCATGCAGATCAAGCGGATCTTCTGCGTTTTATTACTGGCATTGCTGAAAAGCCTAAGCAAGTACACCTTATTCATGGTGAAGCATCCGCTAAACAAACCTTCGACGAGCAGCTTACTCAACTTGGTTATTCGGTGTTTTAA
- a CDS encoding polysaccharide biosynthesis protein, with translation MARLNFIWNLSRVNKRIISVLVDAFFIIFSFYSAYWVRVGNVEIIHSDSIPYLLTTVIVVTILSFTRLGLYRAILRYLTFHALAVVSVGTLISAASVAIAAFYFDAPVPRSLPIIYGTFLCLLCGGSRLIVRVLVSGLNGKGRKVVLIYGAGSAGRQLAIALRNSENYKVVGFIDQDKTLENTVIMGLQVYDISRAAYLVDKYDVTQVLLAVPSASRARRKKILESLIDLSAEVLTVPDMKDIVEGKASIDQLKDVAIEDLLGRDPVTPQQCLMESNILGKVVMVTGAGGSIGSELCRQIVRQKPKVLVLFELSEFGLYQIDRELKQLMEAEGLHVEIIPLLGSVQRINRLVVTMKSFKVQTVYHAAAYKHVPLVEYNVVEGVRNNVFGTYYAAQAAIEAGVESFVLISTDKAVRPTNVMGTTKRMAELGLQALAEQENRKAKGTRFCMVRFGNVLGSSGSVVPLFKRQIEAGGPITVTHPDIIRYFMTIPEAAQLVIQAGAMGKGGDVFVLDMGEPVRITDLAVNLIQLSGLEVKDEQHPYGDIAIEFTGLRPGEKLYEELLIGDNVGKTAHERIMTANERYLPLAEFEQHLNELDKACHAFNHERIRELLLEAPTDFNPTDGIGDLVWQRTQDNQTQLENQFVH, from the coding sequence ATGGCTAGGCTAAACTTTATCTGGAATCTTTCGCGTGTAAATAAGCGCATCATCAGTGTTTTGGTGGATGCGTTTTTTATCATTTTCTCATTTTACAGTGCTTACTGGGTTCGAGTCGGGAACGTTGAGATTATTCACTCAGACTCGATACCTTATCTTCTTACAACGGTTATCGTTGTTACAATCCTAAGCTTTACTCGACTTGGGCTGTATCGAGCGATTCTCCGTTACCTCACTTTCCATGCTCTTGCTGTGGTGAGTGTTGGTACCCTGATTTCTGCTGCATCAGTCGCTATTGCCGCTTTCTATTTTGATGCGCCAGTGCCGCGATCTTTACCTATCATCTACGGTACTTTTTTGTGCCTGCTATGTGGTGGATCGCGTTTGATTGTGCGTGTATTGGTTTCTGGGCTCAATGGCAAAGGTCGTAAAGTCGTGCTGATTTATGGTGCGGGCTCTGCTGGTCGTCAACTAGCGATAGCTTTACGTAACTCAGAAAACTACAAAGTAGTTGGGTTTATCGATCAAGATAAAACCCTTGAAAATACCGTAATCATGGGTTTGCAAGTTTATGATATTAGCCGAGCTGCTTACCTCGTTGATAAGTACGATGTTACCCAAGTGCTACTTGCAGTACCGAGTGCTTCACGAGCGCGTAGGAAGAAGATTCTCGAGTCATTGATAGACTTGTCGGCGGAAGTGCTTACAGTTCCTGATATGAAAGATATCGTTGAAGGCAAAGCATCCATCGATCAACTGAAAGATGTGGCGATTGAAGACTTGCTGGGGCGCGATCCGGTGACACCTCAGCAATGTTTAATGGAATCGAATATCTTAGGTAAGGTAGTTATGGTGACAGGGGCTGGCGGTTCTATCGGCTCTGAGCTCTGTCGTCAGATTGTGCGGCAAAAACCTAAAGTACTAGTGTTGTTTGAGCTTTCAGAGTTTGGGTTATATCAAATCGATAGAGAACTCAAACAACTGATGGAAGCCGAGGGGCTGCACGTTGAAATCATACCGCTATTGGGGTCGGTACAGAGAATCAATCGCCTTGTGGTAACAATGAAAAGCTTCAAGGTTCAAACTGTGTATCATGCTGCTGCTTATAAACATGTACCTCTTGTTGAGTACAATGTCGTTGAAGGGGTACGCAATAACGTTTTTGGTACTTACTACGCTGCGCAGGCGGCCATTGAAGCAGGTGTTGAATCGTTTGTTCTGATCTCCACTGATAAAGCGGTGCGCCCGACCAATGTCATGGGAACCACCAAGCGTATGGCCGAACTGGGTTTGCAAGCGCTTGCGGAACAAGAAAACCGTAAAGCCAAAGGAACTCGCTTTTGTATGGTGCGTTTTGGTAATGTTTTGGGCTCATCGGGTTCTGTGGTTCCGCTGTTTAAACGTCAAATTGAGGCAGGCGGCCCAATTACGGTGACGCACCCAGACATTATTCGTTATTTCATGACCATCCCTGAAGCGGCGCAACTGGTGATCCAAGCCGGAGCTATGGGGAAAGGTGGGGATGTGTTTGTGCTTGATATGGGTGAGCCTGTACGCATCACTGACCTCGCGGTTAACCTTATTCAGCTTTCTGGGCTGGAAGTGAAAGATGAGCAGCATCCTTATGGGGATATTGCTATTGAGTTCACAGGGTTAAGGCCAGGTGAGAAGCTCTATGAAGAACTGCTGATTGGCGATAACGTTGGAAAAACTGCTCACGAGCGGATTATGACAGCCAATGAACGTTATTTACCTTTAGCGGAATTCGAACAGCATCTCAACGAGTTGGACAAAGCTTGTCATGCATTTAACCATGAACGTATCCGTGAGCTATTACTTGAAGCGCCGACCGATTTTAATCCGACGGATGGTATTGGTGATTTAGTTTGGCAGCGTACACAAGACAACCAGACTCAGCTTGAAAATCAGTTCGTGCATTAA
- a CDS encoding sugar transferase: protein MIRLIDFLAAFFGLLFLWPILLIVTIIGLFDTGSPIFIQTRVGKHKKPFKLVKFRTMSVNTQSVASHLASASSITKLGAFLRKTKLDELPQLINVLKGEMSLVGPRPNLFNQHELIAERDALGVYDVLPGITGLAQIQNIDMSTPRLLAQTDKKMIDTLTLKDYFGYILKTVMGSGAGDAVNKK from the coding sequence ATGATTCGTTTAATTGATTTTCTCGCCGCATTCTTTGGTTTGTTATTTCTATGGCCAATATTATTAATTGTTACCATTATTGGTCTGTTCGATACAGGATCACCAATTTTTATTCAAACCCGGGTGGGTAAACATAAAAAGCCATTTAAGTTGGTTAAGTTTCGTACCATGTCGGTTAATACTCAGTCAGTGGCTTCTCACCTAGCGAGTGCGAGTTCAATTACGAAGCTCGGAGCTTTTTTGCGTAAAACCAAGCTTGACGAATTACCCCAACTCATTAATGTTTTGAAAGGTGAAATGAGTTTAGTAGGACCACGCCCCAACCTTTTTAATCAACATGAGTTGATTGCCGAACGTGATGCTTTAGGGGTTTATGATGTTCTTCCCGGAATCACTGGACTGGCTCAAATTCAAAATATTGATATGTCTACCCCAAGGCTTCTAGCTCAAACCGACAAAAAGATGATTGATACACTGACATTGAAGGACTACTTTGGTTATATCCTCAAAACAGTAATGGGGAGTGGTGCTGGTGACGCAGTAAATAAAAAATAG
- a CDS encoding UDP-glucose 4-epimerase family protein, whose translation MSRVLITGYSGFIGSHLVDALSPSDNINLLGRSQPPPCNIHLNANIDPNSDYSAVLNDVEVVVHIAARVHVMNDNSSDPLNEFRQVNTSGTINLATQAVKAGVRRFIFLSSIKVNGESSLFSKPFKEYDIRRPKDFYGQSKSEAEKLLIELAEETGLEVVVIRPTLVYGPGVKANFAALMGLVLKGMPLPFGCITENKRSLVYVNNLVDLIITCIDHPKAANQVFLISDDHDLSTSEIVREMAIALGKPSWQLPIPIWCYKLAGKLFSKSDVVERLTGSLQVDISHTKETLGWKPPHSLREGFIQTAQAFLQEKNK comes from the coding sequence ATGAGTAGAGTTTTAATTACGGGATATTCAGGGTTTATTGGCAGTCACTTGGTGGACGCGCTCAGTCCTTCGGACAACATAAATTTACTCGGACGTTCCCAGCCACCACCATGTAATATACACCTGAATGCAAATATTGACCCCAATTCCGATTACTCTGCTGTGTTGAATGATGTTGAGGTTGTGGTGCATATTGCAGCCCGTGTCCATGTAATGAATGACAACTCATCTGATCCATTAAATGAGTTTAGACAGGTGAATACTTCAGGAACTATCAATCTTGCTACTCAGGCTGTTAAAGCAGGCGTTAGAAGATTTATTTTCCTTAGCTCTATTAAGGTTAATGGCGAATCAAGCCTTTTTAGTAAACCTTTTAAGGAATATGATATTAGACGTCCTAAGGATTTTTATGGACAATCTAAATCAGAAGCAGAAAAATTGTTAATAGAGTTAGCTGAAGAAACAGGATTAGAAGTGGTCGTTATTCGTCCTACTCTAGTTTATGGACCAGGAGTCAAAGCTAATTTTGCTGCACTCATGGGGTTAGTTTTGAAGGGTATGCCATTACCATTTGGCTGTATTACTGAAAATAAACGCAGTTTGGTATATGTCAATAACTTAGTGGATTTAATAATCACTTGTATTGACCACCCTAAAGCAGCAAATCAAGTTTTTTTAATTTCTGATGATCACGATCTTTCGACTTCTGAAATAGTTCGTGAAATGGCTATTGCTTTAGGTAAGCCAAGTTGGCAGTTACCGATTCCCATTTGGTGTTATAAGTTAGCAGGAAAACTATTTAGCAAATCAGATGTCGTAGAAAGGTTAACTGGATCATTACAGGTTGACATTTCTCATACGAAAGAAACATTAGGTTGGAAGCCGCCTCACTCCCTACGGGAAGGCTTTATACAAACAGCGCAAGCTTTTCTTCAAGAAAAAAATAAATGA
- a CDS encoding glycosyltransferase family 4 protein — protein MKILVLSFYFKPDLCAGSFRTTALVEQLKQHAGIEIDVITTMPNRYASFSTEAKTEEFDGNVRIRRIDLPSHRSGMVDQIKSFKAFYQQSRQIVKHEDYDVVFATSSRLFTAFLGARVAKSKSLPLYLDVRDIFVDTIKDVLPSKVVIMLKPILSVFEKYTFSSANHINLVSRGFASYFNERYSNINYSWFTNGIDSEFLDFPPLRTDIGSKKQEKRIVYAGNIGEGQGLHTILPEFAKLINPEYHFSLIGDGGRKQQLIDSLSTTSNIEFEPPVNRIKLVEKYLQADVLFLHLNDYPAFEKVLPSKIFEYAATGKPILAGVSGYAAEFIKSEVTNAEVFFPGDHKGAMKALMKLNLQYTDRNDFILKYTRSNIMKEMSESIVTLGKL, from the coding sequence GTGAAAATACTGGTTTTATCATTTTACTTCAAACCAGATCTGTGTGCGGGCTCGTTTAGGACGACAGCTTTAGTCGAGCAATTGAAGCAACATGCCGGGATAGAGATTGATGTCATCACAACCATGCCAAATCGATACGCTAGTTTTAGTACCGAGGCAAAAACAGAAGAATTTGATGGCAATGTAAGAATAAGACGCATAGATCTACCCTCTCATAGAAGTGGGATGGTGGATCAGATAAAGTCTTTCAAAGCCTTTTATCAACAGTCACGACAGATTGTTAAACACGAAGATTATGATGTGGTTTTTGCAACTAGCTCGAGACTTTTCACCGCGTTTTTAGGTGCCCGTGTAGCAAAGAGTAAGAGCTTACCTTTATATCTTGATGTACGAGATATCTTTGTTGATACGATTAAAGATGTTTTACCTTCAAAAGTCGTTATTATGTTAAAGCCCATACTATCAGTTTTTGAAAAATATACATTTTCTTCCGCGAATCATATCAATCTTGTCTCTAGAGGATTTGCTAGTTATTTCAATGAGCGTTATTCCAATATTAATTATTCTTGGTTTACAAATGGTATTGATAGTGAATTCTTAGATTTTCCTCCTCTTAGAACTGATATCGGGTCAAAAAAGCAAGAAAAACGAATTGTTTATGCAGGTAATATTGGTGAAGGGCAAGGCTTACATACAATTCTTCCTGAGTTTGCTAAACTGATAAATCCAGAGTATCATTTCAGTTTAATTGGTGATGGTGGTAGAAAGCAGCAACTAATTGACAGTTTATCTACTACGTCAAATATAGAATTCGAGCCTCCAGTTAATAGAATAAAACTAGTCGAGAAGTACTTGCAGGCTGATGTTCTATTTTTACATCTCAATGATTATCCAGCTTTTGAGAAAGTGCTACCGTCAAAAATATTTGAATACGCTGCGACGGGAAAGCCTATTTTAGCAGGTGTTTCTGGTTATGCTGCTGAATTCATTAAATCTGAAGTTACAAACGCTGAGGTTTTTTTTCCTGGTGATCATAAAGGTGCAATGAAAGCGTTAATGAAATTAAATCTTCAGTATACCGATAGAAATGACTTTATTCTTAAATATACCCGGTCCAATATAATGAAAGAGATGAGTGAGTCGATCGTTACTTTGGGGAAATTGTAA